From Salvia splendens isolate huo1 chromosome 16, SspV2, whole genome shotgun sequence, a single genomic window includes:
- the LOC121772239 gene encoding probable vacuolar amino acid transporter YPQ1: MRVAAQNTVSYCVEEEKACIGWVEKYFKDCLCNTSDQISFGFGIISLLCWGVAEIPQIITNFRTKSGHGISIFFLLTWVLGDIFNLMGCLLEPATLPTQFYTAALYTVSTVVLVIQSFYYDYYLRWPNVKPPKESHTQVDEELKKPLRPTPQTDSPIPIPTRGEAYYYASARSMAASTTPPIRMRSYLWPIKSGPSAVGIANNSSPDSEARPIPSRNGITKPKPIPRSAGFGAFFATSISMPRETNALVQVYLGLSGRKMLQLGLNQEDGSESVFGQWLGWMMAAIYMGGRLPQIWLNIKRGSVEGLNPLMFIFALAANAAYVASILVRSTAWDKIRANLPWLLDAAVCVLLDLFIIFQYVYYRYYRRERRCNGEDYTEATK; the protein is encoded by the exons atgagagttGCAGCGCAGAATACGGTGTCGTATTGCGTGGAGGAGGAGAAGGCATGCATCGGTTGGGTGGAGAAATACTTCAAAGACTGCCTCTGCAATACCAGCGACCAGATTTCATTCGGCTTCGGAATCATTAGCCTCCTCTGCTGGGGAGTCGCTGAAATCCCCCAAATCATCACCAATTTCAGAACCAAATCCGGCCATGGCAtctccatcttcttcctcctcacTTGGGTCCTCGG CGACATATTCAATCTAATGGGCTGCCTTCTCGAGCCTGCTACG TTACCAACCCAGTTCTACACCGCGGCG CTCTACACAGTGAGCACCGTGGTTTTAGTTATACAGAGCTTCTACTACGATTATTACCTCAGGTGGCCAAATGTAAAACCACCCAAAGAATCACACACACAG GTTGATGAAGAGCTGAAGAAGCCTCTAAGGCCAACACCACAAACTGATTCCCCCATTCCAATACCAACTCGTGGTGAAGCCTATTACTACGC GTCTGCAAGATCAATGGCTGCGAGCACAACTCCGCCTATACGTATGCGTTCGTATCTTTGGCCCATCAAGAGTGGTCCTTCTGCTGTCGGAATCGCCAACAACTCCTCACCAGACAGCGAAGCTCGTCCCATTCCTTCAAGGAATGGTATCACCAAACCTAAGCCAATTCCGAGATCT GCGGGATTTGGAGCATTTTTTGCTACATCCATCAGTATGCCACGAGAAACGAACGCTTTGGTGCAAGTGTATCTTGGATTGAGTGGGAGGAAGATGTTGCAACTGGGATTGAATCAA GAAGACGGATCAGAGAGCGTTTTTGGTCAGTGGTTAGGATGGATGATGGCTGCCATTTACATGGGTGGAAGGCTTCCTCAAATATGGTTGAAT ATTAAACGAGGAAGCGTTGAG GGATTGAATCCTCTCATGTTTATCTTTGCACTTGCGGCTAATGCTGCTTATGTAGCCAG CATTCTTGTGAGATCAACTGCCTGGGACAAAATTAGAGCTAACTTGCCCTGGCTGCTGGATGCCGCTGTCTGTGTACTGCTCGACTTATTC ATAATATTTCAGTATGTTTACTACAGATATTATAGGAGGGAAAGGCGCTGCAACGGAGAAGACTATACTGAAGCCACAAAATGA
- the LOC121772240 gene encoding probable galacturonosyltransferase-like 1 yields MLPRATLSTFLIPILFIFLFLFIFIFITPPTNAAAAVADAPRFREAPKFYNLGSCPSLSLSPSDPNAIHMAMTLDAAYLRGSIAAILSVLQHSSCPENIAFHFVSSSSSSPDLRATLSSTFPYLHFQIYPFDSSSAAGLISTSIRAALDCPLNYARNYLADLLPSSLTKVVYLDSDLVLVDDIAKLAATPLPNDAVLAAPEYCNANFTSYFTPTFWSNPSLSLTFANRRPCYFNTGVMVIDLRRWRQGGYTTKIVEWMELQKRIRIYELGSLPPFLLVFAGNIAPVDHRWNQHGLGGDNFRGLCRDLHPGPVSLLHWSGKGKPWARLDANRPCPLDALWAPYDLLRTPYILES; encoded by the coding sequence ATGCTACCAAGGGCTACACTATCCACATTCTTGATACCAAtcctcttcatcttcctcttcctcttcatcttcatcttcatcacaCCACCAACAAATGCCGCTGCCGCTGTCGCTGACGCCCCTCGCTTCCGGGAAGCCCCCAAATTCTACAACTTGGGGAGCTGCCCCAGCCTCTCCCTCTCCCCCTCCGACCCCAATGCGATCCACATGGCGATGACCCTGGACGCCGCGTACCTCCGGGGCTCCATCGCGGCCATCCTCTCCGTCCTCCAACACTCCTCCTGCCCCGAAAACATCGCCTTCCACTTCgtgtcctcctcctcctcctcccccgACCTCCGCGCCACCCTCTCCTCCACCTTCCCCTACCTCCACTTCCAAATCTACCCCTTCgactcctcctccgccgccggcCTCATCTCCACCTCCATCCGCGCCGCCCTGGACTGCCCCCTCAACTACGCCCGCAACTACCTCGCCGACCTCCTCCCATCCTCCCTCACCAAAGTCGTCTACCTCGACTCCGACCTCGTCCTCGTCGACGACATCGCCAAGCTCGCCGCAACCCCTCTCCCAAACGACGCCGTCCTGGCCGCCCCGGAATACTGCAACGCCAACTTCACCTCCTACTTCACACCCACCTTCTGGTCCAacccctccctctccctcacctTCGCCAACCGCCGCCCCTGCTACTTCAACACCGGCGTCATGGTCATCGACCTCCGCCGCTGGAGACAAGGCGGCTACACCACCAAAATCGTCGAATGGATGGAGCTCCAGAAGCGGATCAGGATCTACGAGCTCGGCTCCCTCCCACCCTTCCTCCTCGTCTTCGCCGGAAACATCGCCCCCGTCGATCACCGCTGGAACCAGCACGGCCTCGGAGGGGACAACTTCCGAGGCCTGTGCCGCGACCTGCACCCCGGCCCAGTCAGCCTCCTGCACTGGAGCGGGAAGGGCAAGCCGTGGGCCCGCCTCGACGCCAACCGCCCTTGCCCTCTTGATGCCCTCTGGGCGCCTTACGATTTGCTACGCACTCCGTATATTCTTGAATCTTaa
- the LOC121772655 gene encoding E3 ubiquitin-protein ligase RNF185-like, with the protein MAEAHNPTTSATESSFSSRGDGNGAAGFECNICFDLAQDPVITLCGHLYCWPCLYRWLKGHSQSHGCPVCKALIDEEKVIPLYGRGKTPVDPRSKPVPGIEIPYRPPGQRPEPAQFSDNNLASLILGLMGGFLPVAMSAGLGGLVFPLFSVQLQGFSNANSLGGLSGYNYGYAGSFHDSEGQVNQDTSQASQADDENLKKILLVVLLLVLFAVLTL; encoded by the coding sequence ATGGCAGAGGCTCATAATCCGACTACCAGTGCAACGGAAAGCTCATTTTCCTCACGGGGTGATGGGAATGGAGCTGCTGGTTTTGAATGTAACATTTGTTTCGATTTAGCACAGGATCCGGTGATAACACTATGTGGGCATTTATATTGCTGGCCATGCCTTTATAGATGGCTAAAAGGTCACTCTCAGTCCCATGGATGCCCTGTTTGCAAGGCCCTGATAGACGAGGAGAAGGTGATTCCTCTTTACGGCCGAGGGAAGACCCCAGTTGATCCAAGATCGAAACCTGTGCCAGGCATCGAAATCCCTTATAGACCACCAGGGCAGAGACCTGAACCAGCACAATTTTCAGATAATAATCTCGCTAGTCTTATTCTGGGACTCATGGGAGGATTTTTACCAGTTGCAATGTCTGCTGGTTTAGGAGGGCTAGTCTTCCCTCTTTTCAGTGTTCAGCTTCAAGGGTTCTCAAATGCAAACAGTCTTGGTGGATTATCAGGGTATAATTATGGATATGCTGGTTCTTTCCATGATAGTGAAGGCCAAGTGAATCAAGACACTAGTCAAGCTTCTCAGGCAGATGATGAGAATCTGAAGAAGATTCTTCTTGTAGTCCTCCTCTTGGTATTGTTTGCTGTTTTGACTTTGTAA